A stretch of Myroides oncorhynchi DNA encodes these proteins:
- the aspA gene encoding aspartate ammonia-lyase yields MKSTRKEHDFLGELEIPNDLYYGVQTFRAVENFNITGLTLNKETGFIKALGWVKKAAALANKDCGVLDAKVADAICFACDQVIAGKYDDQFVSDLIQGGAGTSVNMNANEVIANVALEHLGHLKGEYQYVHPNNHVNCSQSTNDAYPSAFRIALYNKIEDFCVVIDKLQKAFAVKGDEFAKVLKMGRTQLQDAVPMTLGQEFHAFSTTIGEDLARLREVQKLVLEVNMGATAIGTKVNAPEGYPSLCVEYLAKETKLPLVLSPDLIEATSDTGAYVQIMGTLKRVAVKTSKICNDLRLLSSGPRTGFNEINLPAMQPGSSIMPGKVNPVIPEVVNQTCFYVIGQDLTVTLAAEAGQLQLNVMEPVIGFAMFTSFEYLGNAIQTLIDKCIVGITANEKHCAELVMGSIGIVTQLNPLLGYEACASVAGEALLSGKSIHEIVVLERKLISQEKWDEIYSLENLIDPKLINS; encoded by the coding sequence ATGAAAAGTACTAGAAAGGAACATGATTTTTTAGGTGAGTTAGAAATTCCAAATGATTTATACTACGGAGTACAGACATTTAGAGCTGTTGAAAATTTTAATATCACAGGACTTACTTTAAATAAGGAAACAGGATTTATCAAAGCATTAGGTTGGGTGAAAAAAGCTGCAGCTTTAGCTAATAAAGATTGTGGAGTGTTAGACGCTAAGGTTGCTGATGCTATTTGTTTTGCTTGTGATCAAGTTATTGCAGGTAAATATGATGACCAATTCGTAAGTGATTTAATTCAAGGTGGAGCAGGTACTTCTGTGAACATGAATGCTAATGAAGTAATTGCTAACGTTGCATTAGAACACTTAGGGCATTTAAAAGGAGAGTATCAATATGTACACCCTAATAATCATGTGAACTGTTCACAGTCTACTAATGATGCTTATCCATCCGCTTTCCGTATAGCGCTTTATAATAAAATAGAGGATTTTTGTGTTGTAATAGATAAATTGCAAAAAGCATTTGCTGTTAAAGGAGATGAGTTTGCTAAAGTGTTAAAAATGGGACGTACTCAGCTACAAGATGCTGTACCAATGACTTTAGGACAAGAATTTCATGCTTTTTCAACTACCATTGGCGAGGATTTAGCTCGACTTAGAGAAGTTCAGAAACTAGTTTTAGAGGTAAATATGGGGGCAACTGCTATAGGTACTAAGGTGAATGCTCCTGAAGGCTATCCTAGTTTATGTGTTGAGTATTTGGCAAAGGAAACAAAATTACCTTTAGTATTGTCTCCTGATTTAATAGAGGCTACTAGTGATACAGGTGCTTATGTTCAAATTATGGGAACTTTAAAACGCGTAGCAGTTAAAACGTCTAAAATATGTAATGATTTACGTTTGTTAAGTTCAGGACCTCGTACAGGGTTTAACGAAATTAACCTACCTGCAATGCAACCTGGATCTTCTATTATGCCTGGAAAGGTGAACCCAGTAATTCCAGAGGTCGTAAATCAAACATGTTTTTATGTGATAGGACAAGATTTAACGGTGACTCTTGCAGCAGAGGCAGGACAATTACAATTAAATGTTATGGAACCAGTAATCGGTTTTGCAATGTTTACTTCATTTGAGTACCTAGGTAATGCAATTCAAACTTTAATAGATAAATGTATTGTTGGTATTACTGCTAATGAAAAACATTGTGCAGAATTAGTAATGGGTAGTATTGGTATAGTAACTCAGTTAAATCCACTATTGGGATATGAGGCATGTGCTAGTGTAGCTGGAGAGGCTTTACTATCTGGAAAAAGTATTCATGAAATAGTAGTTTTGGAACGTAAATTGATATCACAAGAGAAGTGGGATGAGATTTATTCTTTAGAAAATCTGATTGACCCAAAATTGATTAATTCTTAA
- a CDS encoding PhnA domain-containing protein, with protein MKTEAQLKERSGNKCELCEATGHLNVYDVPPAAANEADKEIYICDTCLEQVEKRAELDPAHWQCLTTSMWSEYSAVQVVAWRMLNRFRNESWAADSLEMMYLGDELLEFAKLTGDHTGDGSVDLHKDCNGNILVGGDTVTLIKDLDVKGSTINAKIGTAVRNIRLVHDNTEQIEGKIDGQQIVILTKFVKKQA; from the coding sequence ATGAAAACTGAAGCGCAATTAAAAGAAAGAAGCGGTAATAAATGCGAATTATGTGAGGCAACAGGGCATTTAAATGTTTATGATGTACCACCAGCAGCGGCTAATGAAGCAGATAAAGAGATTTATATTTGTGATACTTGTTTAGAACAAGTCGAGAAGAGAGCAGAGTTAGATCCAGCACATTGGCAATGTCTAACGACTTCGATGTGGAGTGAGTACTCGGCTGTACAAGTAGTAGCGTGGCGTATGCTTAACCGTTTCCGCAATGAGAGTTGGGCAGCAGATAGTTTAGAGATGATGTATTTAGGCGATGAGTTATTAGAGTTCGCTAAACTTACAGGTGATCATACAGGTGATGGAAGTGTAGATTTGCACAAAGACTGTAATGGGAATATCTTAGTAGGTGGTGACACAGTAACTTTAATCAAAGATCTTGATGTAAAAGGATCTACGATTAACGCGAAAATAGGAACTGCAGTGCGTAATATCCGATTAGTACACGATAATACAGAGCAAATAGAAGGAAAGATAGATGGTCAACAAATCGTAATCTTGACCAAGTTTGTAAAGAAACAAGCATAA
- a CDS encoding type II asparaginase codes for MKKVFSLVFGVLLAFQMQAQTKGATNTTKEEPRVIILATGGTIAGSGESSTKAAYTAGKIPIENLLNAVPEMHKLGKIKGEQIAQIGSQDMNVETWLKLSNRINEIFEKNEADGVVITHGTDTQEETAYFLELTVNSKKPVVLVGAMRPATAMSQDGNRNLLDAVMVAASPNSKEAGVVIAMNEAVFAARDVTKTVTTNMATFQSRNFGPIGLIFDGKVSYYYKSLRSPEKKFDVKGLTKLPQVEIVYGYADASPKAVTAAKEEGVKGIVYAGMGNGNFNAPVGEALTDAAKSGIIVCRAARAGAGRVTLFNEVDDKALGFVVADDLNPQKARVLLMLALTQTQDSGVVQDMFFKY; via the coding sequence ATGAAAAAGGTATTTAGTTTAGTATTTGGTGTTTTATTAGCATTCCAAATGCAAGCTCAAACAAAAGGGGCTACAAACACAACAAAAGAAGAACCACGTGTAATCATTTTAGCTACAGGCGGTACAATTGCTGGCTCTGGTGAATCTTCTACTAAGGCAGCTTATACTGCTGGAAAAATTCCAATTGAAAATCTTTTGAATGCTGTACCAGAAATGCACAAGCTTGGAAAAATTAAAGGAGAGCAAATTGCACAGATAGGAAGCCAAGATATGAATGTTGAGACTTGGCTAAAATTAAGTAACCGTATCAATGAAATCTTTGAGAAAAATGAGGCTGATGGTGTAGTAATTACTCATGGTACTGATACTCAAGAAGAAACAGCTTATTTTTTAGAATTAACGGTTAATTCAAAAAAACCTGTAGTATTAGTAGGAGCAATGAGACCTGCTACTGCAATGAGTCAAGATGGTAATAGAAACTTATTAGATGCTGTTATGGTAGCTGCATCTCCTAATAGTAAAGAAGCTGGAGTAGTCATCGCTATGAATGAAGCAGTATTCGCTGCAAGAGATGTGACTAAAACAGTTACAACTAATATGGCTACATTTCAATCTAGAAATTTTGGACCTATAGGATTAATCTTTGATGGTAAAGTAAGTTATTATTACAAGTCACTGAGATCTCCAGAGAAAAAGTTTGATGTTAAGGGATTAACTAAATTACCTCAAGTAGAGATTGTTTATGGATATGCTGATGCTAGTCCTAAAGCTGTTACAGCCGCTAAGGAAGAAGGAGTAAAAGGTATTGTATATGCAGGTATGGGAAATGGAAACTTTAATGCTCCAGTAGGAGAAGCTTTAACTGATGCTGCTAAGTCTGGTATTATTGTGTGTAGAGCAGCTAGAGCTGGTGCTGGTAGAGTTACTTTATTTAATGAGGTAGACGATAAAGCATTAGGTTTTGTGGTAGCAGATGATTTGAATCCGCAAAAAGCAAGAGTTCTTTTAATGCTTGCATTAACACAAACACAAGATAGTGGTGTTGTTCAAGATATGTTTTTCAAATATTAA
- a CDS encoding anaerobic C4-dicarboxylate transporter family protein — translation MLLLEFSILIGMILIGSQMKGIGLGVMGMVGLSIFVFIFGMKPGDPPIDVMLVIMAIVSTAATLQACGGLDYLVKLAEKVIRSNPSNIVFIAPFTVYFFCLFAGTAHLLYSLLPIISEVAAKKRIRPERPLSISVIASHLAITGSPMSAATAAFAGAGILAYPGALIDIMKVCIPACLIGIFIGCLSVIRKGKELSEDPIFLEKMKDPEFAKSLDSNDSAGEQKTLKKGAKTSVVIFSIAVLMIVLAGAFPQLLPVFEPGAASLVLKANGELQMVAVISMITLTASALMMISTKTSAVDVTKVSLFSSMATAVVSVFGVVWMSSTFMAHNEIVIKAFMTDIVSAHPWTFAIAVFILGALMFSQAATTKTMMPLGMSLGLSHPALIAIFPAVNADFVLPGYPTLLAAINFDRTGSTKIGKFVVNHSFMIPGIVAIGTAIAAGFLLGAVLL, via the coding sequence ATGTTATTACTTGAATTTAGTATCCTGATAGGAATGATTCTTATCGGATCACAGATGAAAGGGATTGGTCTTGGTGTTATGGGAATGGTCGGACTGAGCATTTTTGTATTCATTTTTGGTATGAAACCAGGTGATCCACCGATAGATGTAATGCTTGTTATTATGGCTATTGTATCTACTGCTGCTACTTTACAAGCTTGTGGAGGATTGGACTATTTAGTAAAATTAGCAGAAAAGGTTATTCGTAGCAATCCTTCTAATATAGTGTTTATAGCACCTTTTACAGTTTACTTTTTCTGTTTATTTGCTGGAACTGCTCACTTGTTATATTCTTTGTTACCCATTATCTCAGAGGTAGCCGCTAAAAAAAGGATTAGACCAGAGCGTCCACTGAGTATATCTGTTATTGCATCGCATTTAGCTATTACTGGTAGCCCAATGAGTGCTGCTACTGCCGCTTTTGCTGGCGCAGGAATTTTAGCTTACCCTGGTGCACTAATAGATATTATGAAAGTTTGTATTCCAGCTTGTCTTATTGGAATTTTTATAGGTTGTCTTTCTGTAATTAGAAAAGGAAAAGAATTATCAGAAGATCCTATTTTCTTAGAAAAAATGAAAGACCCTGAATTTGCCAAAAGCTTAGATTCTAATGATTCAGCAGGAGAGCAAAAAACATTGAAAAAAGGAGCGAAGACTTCTGTTGTCATATTTTCTATTGCCGTATTGATGATTGTATTGGCAGGAGCATTTCCACAGTTGTTACCTGTTTTCGAACCTGGAGCAGCAAGTTTAGTGTTGAAAGCAAATGGCGAGTTACAAATGGTTGCAGTTATTAGTATGATAACATTGACTGCTTCTGCATTAATGATGATTTCTACTAAAACTAGTGCAGTAGATGTTACTAAAGTAAGTTTGTTTAGTTCTATGGCTACAGCTGTAGTATCAGTATTTGGTGTTGTATGGATGAGTTCAACATTTATGGCTCATAATGAGATTGTGATTAAAGCTTTTATGACAGATATAGTATCTGCTCATCCTTGGACATTTGCAATTGCTGTATTTATTTTAGGAGCTCTGATGTTTAGTCAAGCTGCAACTACTAAAACAATGATGCCTTTAGGAATGTCGTTAGGGTTATCCCACCCCGCATTGATAGCTATTTTCCCAGCAGTAAATGCTGATTTTGTACTGCCAGGTTATCCAACTTTGTTAGCTGCAATTAATTTTGACCGAACAGGAAGTACTAAGATTGGAAAGTTTGTGGTAAATCACAGTTTTATGATTCCAGGTATAGTTGCTATCGGTACAGCTATTGCTGCAGGTTTTTTACTTGGAGCTGTACTCTTATAG
- a CDS encoding cell wall assembly protein, which yields MVKEEFTELFKGYKVPSEIKSLLEFQVLETIPSYYSNAIYLIDEEVGILESISEEDDFINSFIPFAEANSTGSVYAFWIQNKEIKSLEDCPIVVFGDEGGVFVVSKNVKELLQISAYDVEPVVFMDEFYFQDKEELIEEAEFEAAEFNKEYLDWLRTEAKLKPILTIEAIDDIISSAQQQYAKDLAEFISRFEE from the coding sequence ATGGTAAAAGAAGAATTTACTGAATTATTTAAAGGGTATAAAGTACCTAGTGAAATTAAAAGTCTATTGGAATTTCAAGTATTAGAGACAATTCCATCATATTATTCTAACGCTATTTATTTAATAGATGAAGAAGTAGGTATATTAGAGTCAATTTCGGAAGAAGATGACTTTATTAATTCGTTTATTCCTTTTGCAGAAGCTAATAGTACAGGTAGTGTATATGCTTTTTGGATACAAAATAAGGAAATTAAAAGTTTAGAAGACTGCCCTATTGTAGTTTTTGGAGATGAAGGCGGAGTATTTGTTGTGTCTAAAAATGTAAAAGAGTTATTACAGATTTCTGCATATGATGTTGAGCCAGTAGTATTTATGGATGAGTTTTATTTTCAAGATAAAGAAGAATTAATAGAGGAAGCAGAGTTCGAAGCTGCCGAGTTTAATAAGGAGTACTTAGATTGGCTTCGCACAGAGGCTAAATTAAAACCTATTCTTACCATTGAAGCGATTGATGATATTATTTCGTCAGCTCAACAACAATATGCTAAAGATTTAGCTGAGTTTATAAGTAGATTTGAAGAGTAA
- a CDS encoding PQQ-binding-like beta-propeller repeat protein, with amino-acid sequence MSYFEEVVTEIEILPNSPYARITLDNNDLVINILDGIVLYNSKEAKARIITTNFIIEDNAILMLTADETAFNFLYLSPSEKKVKWITEVGTQEKMSMFKSLFVGANETEDKILKVNNDLYVTVKGFLFHLKIDSGEITWKTDYKINSFILSQNLQNIITITNTTSLLSTKTTLNILNTSNGEKLWKNDVSTKFLSYPEDWNDRILIAHNSGFNFYSYTDGKKMWKKDTKGKSIKRVIPVDNNYLYIADTEMNLVNQEGVAQWKKFIEIADNSEDEIYFLDKIDNNRLLYLTDTYGNMVDYTSGKKIWKRNIKFSKKRPIAVGHNEKDNVFLAYNHRKIYKFDPNSNDAPEPIGDKIDVQNDKTISSLEVINGSIICIVGQNDVIGVAPDGNVIYHNTYKEPGEAGRRLLKTAAITAKTFGNISNAKHNMVANSSYSVSYRDNNGRVVESKDYVFSEQDRAKAQKNMDAQQSVMNDIDSELMPKVKHRFNALKQTAEYAYVFARGTEGETTQLVKVRKADGKEVDKISISNNKPLYEIDPATGSIYYVCNNELRTFTAK; translated from the coding sequence ATGTCTTACTTCGAAGAAGTAGTTACAGAAATAGAAATACTACCTAACTCTCCTTATGCTAGAATCACATTAGATAATAATGACTTAGTTATCAATATTCTAGATGGTATAGTACTTTACAACTCTAAAGAAGCTAAAGCTAGAATAATCACAACTAACTTTATTATAGAGGATAACGCTATACTAATGCTTACAGCAGATGAAACAGCTTTTAATTTTTTATATTTATCTCCTTCAGAGAAAAAAGTAAAATGGATTACAGAAGTAGGTACTCAAGAAAAAATGTCTATGTTTAAATCACTCTTTGTTGGAGCAAATGAAACAGAAGACAAAATCCTAAAAGTAAACAATGATCTATATGTAACTGTTAAAGGTTTCTTGTTTCATTTAAAAATAGATAGTGGAGAAATCACATGGAAAACAGATTATAAAATCAATAGTTTTATCTTATCTCAAAACTTACAGAATATTATCACCATCACGAACACTACCTCTCTACTAAGCACTAAGACTACATTAAACATTTTAAATACAAGCAATGGAGAAAAATTATGGAAGAATGACGTAAGCACTAAATTCTTATCCTACCCAGAAGATTGGAATGATAGAATATTAATCGCACATAATTCTGGCTTTAACTTCTACTCTTATACTGATGGAAAAAAAATGTGGAAAAAAGATACTAAAGGTAAATCTATAAAAAGAGTGATACCAGTAGATAATAATTATCTATATATAGCAGACACAGAAATGAATTTAGTAAATCAAGAAGGTGTAGCTCAGTGGAAAAAATTTATAGAAATAGCTGATAATTCAGAGGATGAAATCTACTTCTTAGACAAAATAGATAACAACAGATTATTATATCTAACCGATACTTATGGTAATATGGTAGACTATACATCAGGGAAAAAAATATGGAAAAGAAATATCAAATTCAGTAAAAAAAGACCTATAGCTGTAGGGCATAACGAAAAAGACAATGTGTTCTTAGCATATAATCACCGTAAAATATACAAATTTGACCCTAACTCGAATGATGCTCCAGAGCCTATCGGAGACAAAATAGATGTACAGAATGACAAAACTATTTCAAGTTTAGAAGTAATCAATGGGTCAATTATATGCATTGTAGGACAAAATGATGTAATAGGTGTTGCTCCTGATGGGAATGTTATTTATCACAATACATATAAAGAACCAGGAGAAGCAGGAAGACGTTTGCTAAAAACTGCAGCTATAACAGCTAAGACTTTTGGAAATATCAGCAATGCTAAACACAATATGGTAGCTAACTCTTCTTATTCAGTGAGCTATAGAGATAACAATGGAAGAGTGGTAGAAAGTAAAGATTATGTATTCAGTGAACAAGATAGAGCTAAAGCACAAAAAAACATGGATGCTCAGCAGTCTGTTATGAATGATATAGACAGTGAATTAATGCCTAAAGTTAAACACAGATTTAATGCGTTAAAACAAACAGCTGAATATGCTTATGTTTTTGCTAGAGGAACTGAAGGAGAAACTACCCAACTAGTAAAAGTGAGAAAAGCAGATGGCAAAGAAGTAGATAAAATATCTATAAGTAATAATAAACCTCTTTATGAGATAGATCCTGCTACTGGAAGTATATACTATGTATGTAATAATGAATTAAGAACATTCACTGCAAAATAA
- a CDS encoding IS1595 family transposase, which translates to MLNLFTFSAEFTSEEACRLHFKEQRDKLGVTCQRCGHDAHYWIQSRWSYECKKCRSRMTLKSGTIMEHSKLSFLIWYKTMFLMTATKKGFSTLEIQKQLGLKRYEPVWAMVHKLRKAMGNRDSKYTLEGMLEMDEGYFKVETSEIEKSKTKSGRGSTGVQNVAIMAESTVLENIETGEKQNHVRFFKAVVLEDHKAESVNEMIRKNIEESSIVLTDKSTSYVDISDFVQIHITEKSSEQTTKETLKWVHIAISNAKRNLLGNYHKIKRKYLQAYLDEFVYKLNRRYFGEKLFDRLIIANITAYDK; encoded by the coding sequence ATGCTAAACCTTTTTACCTTTTCGGCTGAATTTACAAGTGAAGAAGCTTGCCGTTTACATTTTAAAGAGCAACGTGATAAGTTAGGAGTTACTTGTCAAAGATGTGGTCATGATGCCCACTATTGGATTCAAAGTAGATGGAGTTATGAATGTAAAAAATGTCGTTCTCGTATGACTTTAAAAAGTGGTACAATTATGGAGCATTCAAAACTATCTTTTTTGATATGGTATAAGACAATGTTCTTAATGACAGCGACTAAAAAAGGCTTTTCAACTTTAGAAATTCAAAAGCAATTAGGACTAAAAAGATATGAGCCAGTATGGGCAATGGTACATAAGCTTCGCAAGGCAATGGGTAATAGAGATAGCAAGTATACTTTAGAGGGAATGTTAGAGATGGATGAGGGATATTTTAAAGTAGAAACATCTGAAATAGAGAAATCTAAAACTAAAAGTGGTCGAGGATCTACAGGTGTTCAAAATGTTGCTATTATGGCTGAAAGTACAGTTTTAGAGAACATAGAAACAGGTGAAAAACAAAATCATGTACGCTTTTTTAAAGCTGTTGTTTTAGAAGATCATAAAGCTGAAAGTGTTAATGAAATGATCAGGAAAAATATTGAAGAAAGTAGCATTGTCTTAACTGATAAGAGTACTTCTTATGTAGATATTTCAGATTTTGTTCAGATACATATTACTGAAAAATCATCAGAACAAACAACAAAAGAGACTCTAAAATGGGTACATATAGCTATCAGTAATGCTAAAAGAAATCTACTGGGAAATTACCATAAAATTAAACGAAAATACCTTCAAGCTTACTTAGATGAATTCGTTTATAAACTTAATAGAAGATACTTTGGTGAAAAGCTCTTTGATAGGCTTATTATTGCCAATATTACAGCTTATGACAAATAA
- a CDS encoding CD225/dispanin family protein → MEVTHLDEQHRKVIEKPKSNLTLAIVATVVGIYSFLFIGFFLGLIAIGFAKKSSYKISNGDYQGAIVAFNTVKKICYIIFGLVLLAVLYTVYVVMEAGGVGAFLEMVKKESMSGVR, encoded by the coding sequence ATGGAAGTTACACATTTAGATGAACAGCATAGGAAAGTAATAGAAAAACCCAAGAGCAATCTTACATTAGCCATTGTAGCTACTGTAGTAGGTATTTATTCCTTTCTTTTTATAGGTTTTTTCTTGGGCTTAATAGCAATTGGTTTTGCTAAAAAGTCTTCTTATAAAATAAGTAATGGAGATTATCAAGGAGCTATTGTGGCTTTTAATACAGTAAAAAAAATTTGTTACATTATTTTTGGACTAGTACTTTTAGCAGTACTCTATACCGTTTATGTAGTTATGGAGGCTGGGGGAGTTGGTGCTTTCCTAGAAATGGTGAAAAAGGAAAGTATGAGTGGGGTAAGATAG
- a CDS encoding DUF2752 domain-containing protein yields MRKWSIRLMFLVPIIVILYYYYKVFGNGVFDIETCYFYEQSGWLCPGCGGQRAVQFLLQGNVRAAIKYNSFILIFVPLLIYFYISIIEVYIVKNNRYQEKYTLPRRFAYGLIVIVVSFWIGRNL; encoded by the coding sequence ATGAGAAAGTGGAGTATACGCTTAATGTTTTTAGTGCCTATTATCGTAATATTATATTATTACTATAAGGTATTTGGGAATGGAGTTTTTGATATTGAGACATGTTACTTTTATGAGCAGTCCGGATGGTTATGTCCTGGATGTGGCGGACAGCGAGCTGTTCAGTTTTTGCTTCAAGGCAATGTGAGGGCTGCTATTAAATACAATAGCTTTATTCTAATATTTGTACCACTACTTATATATTTCTATATTTCGATAATAGAAGTGTATATAGTGAAAAATAATAGATACCAAGAGAAGTATACATTACCTAGAAGGTTTGCTTATGGGTTGATTGTGATTGTTGTGTCATTCTGGATAGGAAGAAACTTGTAA
- a CDS encoding NUDIX hydrolase — protein sequence MHKPTILYLASALITDSSNRLLTVRKKDSSYYMMAGGKIEKGELPEQTLIRELNEELNLTITSKDFILLGTHSTTAVNEPNTIVTAHIYHVIVSSVNLQPAAEIAEVKWLTKDTYQNTKLAHLLEEFSIPKWLAFD from the coding sequence ATGCACAAACCTACTATACTTTACTTAGCTTCAGCTTTAATTACTGATTCTTCTAATAGACTACTAACTGTCCGTAAAAAAGATTCTTCTTATTACATGATGGCTGGTGGTAAGATAGAAAAAGGAGAATTACCTGAACAGACATTAATCAGAGAGTTAAATGAAGAATTAAACCTTACTATAACTTCTAAGGACTTTATATTATTAGGCACGCATAGCACTACAGCTGTTAATGAACCTAATACTATTGTCACAGCTCATATTTATCACGTAATAGTAAGTAGCGTAAATCTACAACCTGCAGCTGAAATAGCAGAAGTCAAATGGCTAACGAAAGACACCTATCAAAATACTAAACTAGCACATCTATTAGAAGAATTTAGCATCCCTAAATGGCTTGCTTTCGATTAG
- a CDS encoding porin, producing MKKVILALMLCTQVGVFAQESQTTLDTISKPIISIKKQKLLENVDVIFNTRFGLDNHFQDGTFTNSEFNNNQFRLEIKGKIHDRVYFRFRDRYTQQSEIGSRDHISRGTDMAFIGVYLTPNTRLDIGKMSADWGGFEFDLNPIDILEYNDMLNNADNFLTGVGITHKLKNGHSFGFQVLNSRTKSFEEQYVGYDISALEKAKAPFAFVGNWRGSFFDGKFETNYSYSYFQEAKSNAMNYVSLGNKYQDSKLTLMYDFQYSHEDIDRKGITSRIINANAERNVVGYKGDVLAKDVAYMDNWLRADYLVTPKINLSLTLMTSNAYGKNIESTNSGTDRLSTSYGFIPAIQYLPFKDMNIRFYMSYVGRYYNYSSYAKNNLGLENYNTGRLTIGFIAPLLIL from the coding sequence ATGAAAAAAGTTATTTTAGCATTAATGCTATGTACGCAAGTCGGTGTTTTTGCTCAAGAATCCCAGACTACTTTAGATACTATCTCTAAACCAATAATTTCAATAAAAAAACAAAAGTTATTAGAAAATGTTGACGTTATTTTTAATACGCGTTTTGGTCTTGATAATCATTTTCAAGATGGAACATTTACTAATTCGGAATTTAATAATAACCAATTTCGTTTAGAGATTAAGGGAAAGATTCATGATCGTGTTTATTTTAGATTCCGTGATAGATATACACAACAATCTGAAATAGGTAGTCGTGATCATATTAGTAGAGGAACAGATATGGCATTTATTGGCGTATATCTAACTCCTAATACAAGATTAGATATTGGTAAGATGAGTGCTGATTGGGGAGGGTTCGAGTTCGATCTAAATCCAATCGATATCTTAGAATATAATGATATGTTGAATAATGCTGATAATTTCCTTACAGGTGTTGGTATTACACATAAACTAAAAAATGGACACTCTTTTGGATTCCAGGTGTTAAATTCGCGTACTAAGTCTTTTGAAGAACAATATGTAGGGTATGATATTTCAGCTTTAGAAAAAGCAAAAGCACCATTTGCTTTTGTAGGTAATTGGAGAGGTAGTTTTTTTGATGGAAAATTTGAAACAAACTATAGTTACAGTTATTTTCAAGAAGCTAAGAGTAATGCAATGAATTATGTGTCTCTTGGTAATAAATATCAAGATAGCAAGTTAACATTAATGTATGATTTTCAATATAGTCATGAAGACATTGATAGAAAAGGTATAACTTCTCGTATTATTAATGCAAATGCGGAGCGTAATGTTGTTGGTTATAAGGGAGATGTCTTAGCTAAAGATGTTGCTTATATGGATAACTGGTTAAGAGCTGATTATTTAGTGACACCTAAGATTAACTTATCTCTTACTTTGATGACAAGTAATGCTTATGGTAAAAATATTGAAAGCACAAATAGTGGAACCGATCGATTGAGTACTAGTTATGGATTTATTCCTGCTATTCAATATTTGCCATTTAAGGATATGAATATAAGATTCTATATGTCTTACGTTGGTAGGTATTATAACTACTCTTCTTATGCAAAAAATAATCTTGGATTAGAGAACTATAATACAGGACGCCTAACTATTGGATTTATAGCTCCTCTATTGATATTATAA